In one window of Armatimonadota bacterium DNA:
- a CDS encoding 4Fe-4S dicluster domain-containing protein, whose protein sequence is MGDMASIVQTVPEKCKRCYTCVRSCPAKAIKVEGGQARVIEERCLTCGNCIRVCAQHAKSVGSGRPELEQILAGSRPAIACLAPSFPAAFEAVSPGQVIAGLRQLGFAQVMEVAYGAELTALAYRELLSGKIPTPVITTPCPALVSYVEKYLPELIPNLAPIVSPMIALARFIRTKYCPEAAVVFIGPCTAKKAEIRDEAMAGIVDVVLTYEETQQLFAQDGVALHELAPSEFDGPRARFGGIFPVSGGLLKTAHMESDILENDIIVSEGVDRALDVLRQTMDGALNARFLDLLFCNGCIAGPVMGNDLSIVARKELVVRHVRQERAAASEAATYYNALMEAREGLDLSRSFHDRSMPLSMPSDAELATILAQMGKHEPEDELNCGACGYPTCRDKAVAVYQGLAEAQMCLPFLIDELETTIQELADSKVQIEKAQSLLIQSERLASMGQLAAAVAHELNNPLGTVLIYAHTLLRELQTGDPRRDDVQMIAAESERCRKIVRGLLDFARKRSRQADAVDIGAVLENVIGIVQKHAVFSRVNIDLRVAHDLPTVDGDADQLTQAFVNLATNAAEAMPDGGKLTISACPHDGDRVDIAFTDEGVGISEENRQRLFTPFFTTKAGGKGTGLGLPIVYGVVKMHSGDVRVDSEVGKGTTFTITLNRWREGIEETPVAPEPGIIGQ, encoded by the coding sequence ATGGGCGACATGGCAAGCATTGTCCAGACCGTGCCGGAGAAGTGCAAGCGCTGCTACACGTGCGTGCGGAGCTGCCCGGCAAAGGCGATTAAGGTCGAAGGGGGGCAGGCGCGCGTGATCGAGGAGCGCTGCCTGACGTGCGGCAATTGCATCCGCGTGTGCGCGCAGCACGCCAAGTCGGTCGGGAGCGGACGGCCGGAGTTGGAGCAGATTCTGGCCGGGAGCCGCCCGGCAATTGCGTGTCTCGCGCCGTCGTTCCCGGCGGCGTTTGAGGCGGTGTCGCCGGGGCAAGTCATCGCCGGCCTGCGCCAGCTCGGCTTCGCGCAGGTCATGGAGGTTGCCTATGGGGCCGAACTCACCGCGCTCGCCTACCGCGAGCTGCTGAGCGGCAAGATCCCGACGCCGGTCATCACGACGCCGTGCCCGGCGTTGGTGTCTTACGTCGAGAAGTATCTGCCTGAGCTGATCCCGAATCTCGCGCCGATCGTTTCACCGATGATCGCGCTGGCCCGCTTCATTCGGACGAAGTACTGCCCGGAAGCGGCGGTCGTGTTCATCGGCCCCTGCACTGCAAAGAAGGCGGAGATACGCGACGAGGCGATGGCGGGCATTGTTGATGTCGTCCTCACCTATGAGGAGACGCAGCAACTGTTCGCGCAGGACGGCGTGGCGCTGCACGAACTGGCGCCAAGCGAGTTCGACGGGCCGCGCGCGCGCTTCGGCGGGATTTTCCCGGTTTCCGGCGGCCTGCTGAAGACGGCGCACATGGAGAGCGATATTCTGGAGAACGACATTATCGTCTCCGAGGGCGTGGACCGCGCCCTGGACGTGCTGCGGCAGACGATGGACGGCGCGCTCAACGCGCGCTTCCTCGATCTGCTGTTCTGCAATGGCTGTATCGCCGGCCCGGTGATGGGCAACGACCTCAGCATCGTCGCGCGCAAGGAGTTGGTAGTGCGCCATGTGCGACAGGAGCGAGCAGCGGCAAGCGAGGCCGCCACCTACTACAACGCGCTGATGGAAGCGCGGGAGGGCCTCGACCTCAGCCGGAGCTTCCACGACCGGTCGATGCCCTTGTCGATGCCGAGCGACGCAGAACTCGCGACCATCCTGGCGCAAATGGGCAAACACGAGCCGGAGGACGAACTCAACTGCGGCGCATGCGGGTATCCGACGTGCCGGGACAAGGCGGTGGCCGTGTATCAGGGGCTGGCCGAGGCGCAGATGTGCCTGCCCTTCCTGATTGACGAGCTGGAGACGACGATCCAGGAACTGGCGGACTCCAAGGTGCAGATCGAGAAGGCGCAGAGCTTGCTGATCCAGAGCGAGCGCCTTGCCTCGATGGGGCAGCTCGCCGCGGCGGTTGCCCACGAACTGAATAACCCGCTCGGCACCGTGCTCATTTATGCGCACACCCTGCTGCGCGAACTGCAGACTGGCGATCCGCGCCGCGACGATGTGCAGATGATCGCGGCCGAATCCGAGCGCTGCCGCAAGATTGTCCGCGGCCTGCTCGATTTCGCGCGCAAGCGCAGCCGCCAGGCGGATGCGGTTGACATCGGCGCGGTGCTCGAGAACGTCATCGGGATCGTGCAGAAGCACGCGGTCTTCAGCCGAGTCAACATTGACCTGCGTGTCGCGCACGATCTACCCACGGTTGACGGCGACGCCGACCAGCTCACCCAGGCGTTCGTGAATCTTGCGACCAACGCAGCCGAGGCCATGCCCGACGGGGGCAAGCTCACGATCTCGGCGTGCCCCCATGACGGCGATCGGGTGGACATCGCCTTCACGGACGAAGGCGTAGGCATCTCCGAGGAGAACCGCCAGCGTCTGTTCACGCCGTTCTTCACGACCAAGGCGGGAGGCAAGGGCACGGGCCTGGGCTTGCCCATCGTGTACGGCGTGGTCAAGATGCATAGCGGCGATGTCCGCGTGGACAGCGAGGTCGGCAAGGGCACCACGTTCACCATTACCCTCAACCGCTGGCGGGAGGGGATCGAGGAGACCCCGGTGGCGCCGGAGCCGGGCATCATCGGCCAGTGA
- a CDS encoding response regulator, whose product MSAATTILIVDDDADFVAVSRAALESAGYDVLVAEDAPSGFRTAVERRPDLILLDLMMEETDSGVRLAHDLRRDPATRRTPIVILTAVRQATGFDFTPSGREDREWIAADEWIEKPIAPWDLVNLAARLLAAPTEEGDPS is encoded by the coding sequence GTGAGCGCAGCGACGACGATACTGATTGTGGACGACGACGCCGACTTCGTGGCCGTTTCCCGCGCCGCTCTCGAGAGCGCCGGCTACGACGTGCTGGTCGCGGAAGACGCACCGAGCGGCTTTCGGACGGCCGTTGAGAGGCGGCCTGATCTGATCCTGCTCGACCTGATGATGGAGGAGACCGACTCGGGGGTGCGCCTCGCGCACGACCTACGACGCGATCCGGCTACCCGTCGGACGCCCATCGTCATCCTCACCGCGGTGCGGCAAGCGACCGGTTTCGACTTCACGCCGAGTGGGCGCGAGGACCGCGAGTGGATCGCCGCCGACGAATGGATCGAGAAGCCGATCGCGCCGTGGGATCTCGTCAATCTGGCCGCACGGCTACTCGCGGCTCCGACCGAGGAGGGCGACCCATCGTGA
- a CDS encoding response regulator, with protein sequence MSSARILVVDDEQGIREGCRRVLTAEGHEVDTADDGAAGLEAFRADHYDLVLVDLRMPGLSGMELLGALREHDADAVAVIITAYASLDTAVEATKRGAYDYLAKPFTPDELMAIVTRGLAHCRLLTEARRLREQRERDLLALASEQSRLRTIIDCMADGLLVMNRDHQLVLYNPAALRLLRRDELTLGDLASRCLDCPELVDTIETTLKTQAPTRTQREFTIGAGQDETVVRVTAVPVVDEKGEGLGVIAVLRDVTAQKEVERVKASFVNMVSHELRAPLSAARGYLDVILDGFVGDNPEKERRMLTRVRARTDGLLSLVDDLLTVSRLDQPNLPRTVEPVAVAELLSDTVELFAAEAEAHQVRIQYAVPATQLSVMANREELRQLFTNLISNAVKYNRAGGSVTVTVDMVGENVRVAVSDTGLGIPADAIPDLGREFYRVKTSETREIVGTGLGLSVVKRILAAYHGRLEIASREGEGSTFTVFLPKLATAGEKAPAT encoded by the coding sequence GTGAGCAGCGCCCGTATCCTGGTGGTGGATGACGAACAAGGCATCCGCGAAGGCTGCCGCCGCGTCCTGACGGCCGAGGGCCACGAGGTGGACACGGCGGACGACGGCGCGGCGGGGCTCGAGGCGTTCCGGGCGGACCACTACGACCTGGTGCTGGTGGACCTGCGGATGCCCGGGCTGTCGGGCATGGAACTGCTCGGCGCACTGCGCGAGCACGATGCGGACGCCGTCGCCGTCATCATTACCGCCTATGCCAGTTTGGACACGGCGGTCGAGGCAACCAAGCGCGGCGCCTACGATTACCTGGCCAAGCCGTTCACCCCGGACGAGCTGATGGCGATCGTCACGCGCGGCCTGGCGCACTGTCGCCTGCTGACCGAAGCGCGCAGGCTGCGCGAGCAGCGCGAGCGCGACTTGTTGGCGCTGGCGAGCGAGCAGTCGCGCCTGCGCACCATCATAGACTGCATGGCCGACGGGCTGCTGGTCATGAACCGTGATCATCAGCTCGTCCTGTACAACCCGGCGGCCCTGCGACTTCTGCGCCGGGACGAGCTGACCCTCGGCGACCTCGCCTCGAGATGCCTCGACTGCCCGGAACTCGTGGACACGATCGAGACCACCCTGAAGACGCAAGCGCCGACCAGGACGCAGCGCGAGTTCACGATCGGGGCGGGGCAGGATGAAACCGTGGTGCGCGTCACCGCGGTGCCGGTGGTTGACGAGAAAGGCGAAGGCCTCGGCGTTATCGCGGTGCTGCGCGACGTGACGGCGCAGAAGGAAGTCGAGCGCGTGAAAGCGAGCTTCGTCAACATGGTGTCGCACGAGCTGCGGGCGCCGCTGTCCGCCGCGCGCGGCTATCTCGACGTGATCCTGGACGGATTCGTCGGCGACAACCCTGAGAAAGAGCGGAGGATGCTGACGCGCGTGCGCGCGCGCACCGACGGGTTGCTGTCCCTGGTTGACGACTTGCTCACCGTGTCGCGACTCGACCAGCCGAACCTGCCGCGCACCGTCGAGCCGGTCGCGGTGGCGGAGCTTCTCTCGGACACGGTGGAACTGTTCGCGGCGGAGGCAGAGGCGCACCAGGTCCGCATTCAATACGCCGTGCCCGCAACGCAGCTGTCGGTGATGGCGAATCGCGAAGAGTTGCGGCAGCTGTTCACGAATCTCATCAGCAATGCGGTCAAGTACAACCGCGCGGGCGGCTCGGTCACCGTTACCGTGGACATGGTCGGCGAGAACGTTCGGGTCGCGGTGAGTGACACCGGGCTCGGCATACCGGCGGACGCCATCCCCGACCTCGGGCGCGAGTTCTACCGCGTCAAGACTTCCGAGACGCGCGAGATCGTGGGCACAGGCCTCGGGCTGTCGGTGGTCAAGCGCATCCTCGCCGCGTATCACGGCCGCCTCGAGATCGCCTCACGGGAAGGCGAGGGCTCAACCTTCACCGTCTTCCTGCCCAAGCTCGCGACGGCGGGGGAGAAAGCGCCGGCGACCTGA
- a CDS encoding carboxypeptidase regulatory-like domain-containing protein, which produces MKSAVRIAPVVSFIGLLVVIAGAVAPPVGAEGGTWPPEGQLVGGIPYDVVVQDGYAYVAAAGALTVLDVTDPFSSVQLGYCDTPNWAVALDVSGAYAYVADSSAGLRVIDVSDPTLPVEVAVGDTSPGAASDVEVVGDYAYVAAACQGVVIIDITDPENPVRVGNCAFEDANAVRLAIWGDYAYVTAGYGGLRIVDVSDPARPEFVGGIVIQTPEDEEPMYHRAVAARGRYAYVGVDGCSLNVIDVSDPTAPEQAGDWPEPFIESITLSPYGYAYVTMGSGGVVVLDVSDPPWPYEVSWWTTPTPVAWPSAVAVDSGYAYVADEYAGVRVVDVVDPEQPVEVADSDTPDWALGVAAIGDYAYVADGLSGMRIYGIANPLNPVPLSIYDTSGYAQNVTALGNLVFIADGYEGVEVVDVSDPLNPVHVNTVPAGGWAWKVVVQTVGEEENQKLYAYVAADTGLVIIDLTDLEEPAWAGYFYVSGDIVDIAVAQGRAYLACGYGGIQVVNVSNPAAPQAEGTLGTADYAWGVAISGRFTGPYVYVADGHAGLGVIDVSDPFTIFEVARCDTPGYARKVALLGGYVCVADNHAGMRLIDVSDPANPTEAGAVVTPGFATDVAVQPGYMYLQEGFEDLPVGYVYIADDFGGLRVAELPTPKDPVERSYLERPGRARAVAVSGDYVYLADGPPGIRVVDVSDKSNPTHVRFFDLWSGVNSMVVAGDYLYTTDAAGLWVWSLANPANPVFAGAWLSPGDPVDVAVSGQYAYVVDNFPGVRVVDVSNPWDPVGMGYWDTIGWSWGVAAVGTDVYVTDEWSGLRIIDASDPWTPVEVGWCDTPGYARDVAVGGGYAYVADSWMGLRIIDVSDRSAPVEVGHLNTPHYAVDVEYEGGYVYVPDQYGGLRIIAVWNPQAPGEVAYWDTPGTASDVVLGGGYAYLADYGWGLLVFPEMPAQPGAVTGRVRVAGTATYLEGVTVEAYSGDQLRGSATTDSSGAYTITDLLPDAYTVKAYKPGYVGQTQAGVIVPAGGTVEVNCDLPISGILMGQVRERDTTINIPNATVAAYLGGELRAATTTDSRGIYLMLTNLPAGEYVVVASKAGYVTQTKAHIPVTAGATTYVNFALAPRPAPLKGQVKDASTSLPLVGAAIGMYLDGSVVATTVTTAPYGVYEFGTSVPAGTYTVIASMPGYVRQSKSSVTVTESATTYVNFSLPVSGKLKGQVKDYDTGTPIVGATILARSGGVLWAVGTTTAPWGVYEIASDLPAGTYVVGASKAGYLGQTRKDIPVTAGATTYVNFWLQPQ; this is translated from the coding sequence ATGAAAAGCGCTGTCCGGATTGCGCCCGTCGTCAGCTTCATCGGGTTGCTCGTGGTCATCGCCGGCGCGGTCGCGCCGCCGGTCGGCGCCGAAGGCGGCACGTGGCCGCCCGAGGGGCAGTTGGTGGGCGGCATCCCGTACGATGTCGTGGTGCAGGATGGTTACGCGTATGTCGCAGCAGCCGGCGCGCTCACCGTGCTGGATGTAACCGATCCCTTTAGCTCGGTGCAGTTGGGCTACTGCGACACGCCCAACTGGGCCGTCGCCCTTGACGTGTCCGGCGCCTATGCCTATGTCGCGGATAGCTCTGCCGGCCTGCGCGTGATAGACGTGTCCGATCCTACCTTACCGGTGGAGGTCGCAGTCGGCGATACCAGCCCGGGCGCTGCCTCGGATGTCGAGGTCGTCGGCGATTACGCCTATGTCGCGGCGGCGTGCCAGGGCGTTGTCATCATAGACATCACTGACCCGGAGAACCCCGTTCGCGTCGGCAATTGCGCCTTTGAAGATGCTAACGCCGTGAGGCTCGCGATCTGGGGGGACTACGCCTACGTGACGGCCGGCTACGGAGGTCTGCGGATCGTGGACGTATCCGATCCCGCACGCCCGGAGTTCGTCGGCGGCATCGTCATCCAGACACCGGAGGATGAAGAGCCGATGTACCACCGTGCCGTCGCCGCTCGAGGACGGTACGCGTACGTCGGCGTTGACGGGTGCAGTCTCAACGTCATTGACGTCTCCGATCCCACCGCGCCCGAGCAAGCGGGAGACTGGCCGGAGCCGTTCATCGAGAGCATCACCCTCTCCCCCTACGGATATGCGTACGTCACCATGGGGTCCGGCGGCGTGGTTGTCCTCGACGTGTCTGATCCCCCGTGGCCGTATGAGGTCTCGTGGTGGACAACCCCTACCCCCGTCGCATGGCCGAGTGCCGTGGCGGTGGACTCCGGATACGCCTATGTCGCTGACGAGTACGCCGGCGTCCGCGTCGTGGACGTCGTCGACCCGGAGCAGCCCGTCGAGGTCGCCGACTCCGACACGCCCGATTGGGCACTGGGAGTCGCTGCGATCGGCGATTACGCATACGTTGCCGACGGCCTCAGCGGGATGCGCATCTACGGCATTGCCAACCCGTTGAACCCGGTGCCGCTGAGCATCTACGACACCTCTGGATATGCCCAGAACGTGACGGCTCTGGGAAACCTGGTGTTCATCGCCGACGGCTACGAGGGCGTGGAGGTGGTCGACGTGTCCGATCCCCTCAACCCCGTTCACGTCAACACCGTGCCGGCAGGTGGCTGGGCCTGGAAGGTCGTCGTGCAGACCGTCGGCGAGGAGGAAAACCAGAAGCTGTATGCGTATGTCGCGGCGGACACGGGCCTCGTCATCATCGATCTGACCGACCTCGAGGAGCCGGCGTGGGCGGGGTATTTCTATGTCTCCGGCGACATCGTGGACATAGCGGTCGCGCAGGGACGCGCCTATCTCGCATGCGGCTACGGCGGCATCCAAGTCGTCAACGTCTCCAATCCGGCAGCGCCGCAAGCCGAGGGAACGCTTGGCACCGCCGACTACGCCTGGGGTGTGGCGATCTCGGGCCGCTTCACGGGACCGTACGTGTACGTCGCGGACGGCCACGCGGGCCTGGGCGTCATCGACGTCTCGGATCCGTTCACCATATTCGAAGTGGCTCGCTGCGATACGCCGGGTTACGCCCGCAAGGTGGCACTGCTCGGCGGCTATGTGTGCGTGGCCGACAACCATGCGGGCATGCGGCTGATTGATGTGTCCGACCCCGCCAATCCAACCGAGGCCGGTGCCGTCGTGACCCCGGGATTCGCCACCGACGTTGCCGTCCAGCCCGGCTATATGTATCTCCAAGAAGGCTTCGAAGACCTGCCCGTCGGTTACGTCTATATCGCCGACGACTTCGGCGGCCTGCGCGTCGCCGAGCTGCCGACGCCGAAAGACCCGGTCGAGCGGTCGTACCTCGAGCGGCCCGGGCGGGCCCGCGCCGTCGCCGTCAGCGGCGATTACGTATACCTCGCCGATGGCCCTCCGGGAATCCGCGTCGTAGACGTGTCGGACAAGTCCAACCCGACACATGTCCGCTTCTTCGACCTATGGAGCGGCGTGAACAGCATGGTCGTGGCCGGGGACTACCTCTACACTACGGATGCTGCCGGCCTCTGGGTGTGGAGCCTTGCGAACCCGGCGAATCCGGTGTTCGCTGGCGCGTGGCTCAGCCCCGGTGACCCGGTGGACGTCGCCGTGTCCGGGCAGTATGCCTACGTCGTTGACAACTTCCCCGGCGTACGCGTGGTTGACGTATCGAACCCGTGGGACCCGGTCGGCATGGGCTACTGGGACACCATCGGCTGGTCCTGGGGCGTGGCGGCCGTCGGCACCGACGTCTATGTCACCGATGAGTGGTCGGGGCTGCGTATCATAGACGCCTCCGACCCGTGGACGCCGGTCGAGGTCGGCTGGTGCGACACGCCGGGCTACGCGCGCGACGTCGCGGTCGGCGGGGGCTACGCCTATGTCGCCGACTCGTGGATGGGCCTGCGCATCATAGACGTCTCGGACCGGTCTGCTCCGGTCGAAGTCGGCCACCTCAATACCCCCCACTATGCGGTCGACGTCGAGTACGAGGGCGGGTACGTGTACGTGCCGGATCAGTACGGCGGGCTGCGCATCATCGCCGTGTGGAACCCGCAGGCGCCGGGCGAAGTTGCCTATTGGGACACGCCGGGCACCGCCAGCGACGTCGTCCTCGGCGGCGGCTATGCCTACCTCGCCGACTACGGTTGGGGTCTGCTCGTCTTCCCCGAAATGCCCGCCCAGCCGGGCGCCGTGACGGGGCGCGTGCGCGTTGCCGGCACCGCGACGTATCTCGAAGGCGTGACCGTGGAGGCCTACAGCGGCGACCAACTGCGCGGCTCGGCGACGACCGACTCGAGCGGCGCCTACACGATTACCGATCTCCTACCCGACGCATACACCGTGAAGGCCTACAAGCCGGGCTACGTGGGCCAGACTCAGGCGGGGGTGATCGTGCCCGCGGGCGGAACCGTCGAGGTCAACTGCGACCTCCCGATCTCCGGCATCCTCATGGGCCAAGTGCGCGAGCGGGACACCACGATCAACATACCGAACGCCACCGTCGCCGCGTACCTCGGAGGCGAGTTGCGTGCGGCCACGACGACCGATAGCCGCGGCATTTACCTCATGCTCACCAACCTGCCCGCGGGCGAGTACGTCGTCGTCGCCTCCAAAGCTGGTTACGTGACACAGACCAAAGCCCACATCCCGGTGACCGCCGGCGCCACGACCTACGTCAACTTCGCCCTTGCGCCCCGCCCCGCCCCGCTCAAGGGTCAGGTAAAGGACGCGAGCACCAGCCTCCCGCTCGTCGGCGCCGCCATCGGCATGTACCTCGACGGTTCGGTAGTCGCCACCACGGTCACGACCGCGCCCTACGGCGTATACGAGTTCGGCACCAGTGTGCCGGCAGGCACCTACACGGTCATCGCATCCATGCCGGGTTACGTGCGGCAGTCCAAATCGAGCGTCACCGTGACCGAGAGCGCGACCACCTACGTCAACTTCTCACTCCCGGTTTCGGGCAAGCTCAAAGGACAGGTCAAAGACTACGACACGGGCACGCCGATTGTCGGTGCGACGATCCTCGCGCGCAGCGGGGGCGTCTTGTGGGCAGTGGGCACAACCACGGCGCCGTGGGGCGTATACGAGATCGCCAGCGACTTGCCGGCGGGGACCTACGTCGTCGGCGCAAGCAAGGCCGGGTACCTTGGTCAGACCAGGAAGGACATCCCGGTCACGGCCGGCGCGACGACCTACGTCAATTTCTGGCTCCAGCCGCAGTAG
- a CDS encoding family 10 glycosylhydrolase gives MQLAVWTQPYVDLRSSADIAPLLDRLAQGGVGLLFPCVKSEVHFTGGKSLAHFSTDRIEESPLGDVLEPLCAEARKRGLAVHPWLCALLEGDSTFLREHPDAACCAFDNLNAEVRTGMACPAHAETRTFVRDIVGRIVEDYDVGGVHLDFIRYPGLRTCACSKCRRDMAREIGARPEDILTSGAARRWWLARRRDNISRLVESASEAAHRSGKEMSAAVFCDYPRALDEVGQDWVDWCRRGLVDIIVPMNYRERLTDFLAAAVEHRALIGDDARILEGIAKTTETVSLSPAELAAQVAAARDLGCAGASIFAARSLTEDDLAALRALR, from the coding sequence ATGCAGCTAGCCGTGTGGACACAACCGTATGTTGACCTGCGATCGTCCGCCGACATCGCGCCGCTGCTCGACCGCTTGGCGCAGGGCGGCGTCGGCCTGTTGTTCCCATGCGTGAAGTCGGAGGTGCATTTCACGGGCGGGAAGTCGCTCGCGCACTTCTCCACTGACCGCATCGAGGAAAGCCCGCTCGGGGACGTTCTGGAGCCGCTGTGCGCCGAAGCCCGCAAGCGCGGGCTGGCCGTTCACCCCTGGTTGTGCGCGCTTCTGGAGGGCGATTCGACGTTCCTGCGCGAGCATCCCGACGCAGCGTGCTGCGCCTTCGACAACTTGAACGCGGAGGTGCGCACGGGGATGGCATGCCCGGCCCACGCGGAGACCCGGACGTTCGTCCGCGATATCGTGGGCCGGATCGTCGAGGATTACGACGTCGGCGGCGTGCACCTCGATTTCATCCGCTACCCCGGACTTCGCACGTGCGCATGCTCGAAGTGCCGCCGGGATATGGCGCGCGAGATTGGCGCGCGCCCGGAGGACATTCTCACCAGCGGCGCGGCGCGGCGCTGGTGGCTGGCGCGACGGCGAGACAACATCTCGCGGCTCGTCGAGTCGGCGAGTGAAGCGGCGCACCGCAGCGGTAAAGAAATGTCGGCCGCGGTGTTCTGCGATTATCCGCGCGCGCTTGACGAAGTCGGCCAGGACTGGGTGGACTGGTGCCGCCGGGGGCTGGTTGACATCATCGTGCCGATGAACTATAGGGAGCGGCTGACTGATTTCCTCGCGGCGGCCGTCGAGCATCGAGCTCTCATCGGCGACGATGCCAGGATTCTTGAGGGTATAGCGAAGACGACGGAAACGGTATCATTGAGTCCGGCGGAGTTGGCGGCGCAGGTTGCAGCCGCGCGGGACCTCGGCTGCGCGGGCGCGTCCATCTTTGCCGCGCGCAGCTTGACCGAAGATGACCTGGCGGCGCTACGCGCGCTGCGCTGA
- a CDS encoding sulfatase, which produces MGNPWVRTPNIDALAAAGACFDSFYAASFPTGPMRQDLHSGRYTFVNMRWGTPWRKQDKTLAQVLRGRGYVAALIGDTPSNRGFETGFDHFEIIPGQSGADLNPTGRGRPLPASARKLRTPIRRLRNILRTEAMWRGEEDRFVAQTMRAAVAWLESQYRSTRPVFLFVDTFDPHEPWNPPQHYIDLYDPNYRGDELFEPAYEPADYASAAEIRYMRCLYAAEVTLVDRWIGYLLDALERLRMSDDTLVLLTSDHGFYHGEHGLIGKVQLQRNGVICRRYPLYRTILQAPLIMRGPAVKAGRKVAALCQPPDLMPTILDFVGAPIPATVQGASLRPLMEGKRGGAREAVGSYTFLQDAAVRSPSTLRTKDWSYIYGGDEAASELYDLRSDPDEQNNVLPTRRAQAERLHARYVEFLERVGCPREYLELRAEFDPKPRKGLPRQRWL; this is translated from the coding sequence TTGGGCAATCCGTGGGTGCGCACGCCGAACATTGACGCGCTGGCCGCCGCCGGCGCGTGCTTCGACTCGTTCTACGCCGCGAGTTTTCCCACAGGGCCGATGCGGCAGGATCTTCACTCCGGCCGGTACACCTTTGTCAACATGCGCTGGGGCACGCCATGGCGAAAGCAGGACAAGACTCTGGCGCAGGTGCTGCGCGGGCGCGGGTATGTGGCCGCGCTGATCGGCGATACGCCGTCGAACCGAGGCTTTGAGACCGGCTTCGATCATTTCGAGATTATCCCCGGGCAAAGTGGCGCGGACCTCAACCCCACCGGCCGCGGGCGTCCATTGCCCGCGAGCGCGCGCAAGCTGCGGACTCCGATCCGGCGGCTGCGCAACATCCTGCGCACCGAAGCCATGTGGCGCGGGGAGGAGGATCGCTTCGTCGCGCAGACGATGCGCGCGGCTGTGGCGTGGCTCGAATCGCAGTACCGTTCGACGCGGCCCGTCTTCCTCTTCGTGGATACGTTCGATCCGCACGAGCCGTGGAATCCGCCGCAGCATTACATCGATCTGTATGATCCGAATTACCGTGGCGATGAGCTGTTCGAGCCGGCATACGAGCCCGCCGATTACGCGAGCGCGGCCGAGATTCGCTACATGCGGTGTCTCTACGCGGCCGAGGTGACGCTGGTGGATCGGTGGATCGGGTATCTGCTGGACGCACTGGAACGCCTGCGCATGTCCGACGACACGCTGGTGTTGCTGACGAGCGACCACGGGTTCTATCACGGCGAGCACGGCTTGATCGGCAAGGTTCAACTGCAGCGGAACGGCGTCATCTGTCGCCGCTATCCGCTCTATCGGACGATTCTGCAGGCGCCGCTTATCATGCGCGGGCCGGCGGTCAAGGCGGGCAGAAAGGTGGCCGCGCTGTGCCAGCCGCCGGATCTGATGCCGACGATTCTCGATTTCGTCGGGGCGCCGATACCGGCGACGGTGCAGGGCGCCTCGCTGCGGCCGCTCATGGAGGGCAAGCGCGGCGGTGCGCGGGAGGCCGTGGGCAGCTACACGTTTCTCCAGGACGCGGCGGTGAGGTCTCCTTCGACGCTGCGGACGAAGGACTGGAGTTACATCTACGGCGGCGACGAGGCGGCCAGCGAGTTGTACGACCTGCGGAGCGATCCCGACGAGCAGAACAACGTGCTGCCGACGCGCCGCGCCCAAGCGGAGCGGCTCCACGCCCGTTACGTCGAGTTCCTGGAGCGCGTGGGGTGCCCGCGCGAGTACCTGGAACTGCGCGCCGAGTTCGACCCGAAGCCACGCAAGGGGCTACCGCGGCAGCGCTGGCTGTGA